A region from the Alnus glutinosa chromosome 5, dhAlnGlut1.1, whole genome shotgun sequence genome encodes:
- the LOC133869036 gene encoding protein FAR-RED IMPAIRED RESPONSE 1-like, which yields MWNPLDQTLSSSCRKLETFGILCRHALKILDVLDIKLIPDRYITKRWRKDAKDENAKYFTKKDIESDIRLEYADRYRALCPKYIQLVNEACETEEGFNILNAIVGDLKKRLCDAKNCQGNAKEDNIRLSANIVDKEDQSCVSVTVGPKGIKKKETYRKKKHRPKSWMENVKKPKEGTSKNQTKEIIVTKGIEAYDCMAQKSNDDITYAHVPNFTQISKDLSGLMNEGTWWKV from the exons ATGTGGAATCCATTAGATCAAACTTTGTCTTCTAGTTGTAGAAAGCTTGAGACATTTGGTATTTTGTGTCGACATgctctaaaaattcttgatgtaTTGGATATCAAGTTGATTCCTGACAGATATATTACAAAGAGATGGAGAAAAGACGCAAAAGATGAGAATGCAAAATATTTCACAAAGAAGGACATTGAGTCAGATATTCGATTGGAATATGCAGATAGGTATCGAGCTTTGTGTCCTAAATATATTCAATTGGTGAATGAGGCATGTGAAACTGAAGAAGGCTTTAATATTCTAAATGCAATTGTTGgagatttgaagaaaagacTTTGTGATGCAAAGAATTGCCAAGGTAATGCGAAAGAAGATAATATTAGGCTTTCAGCTAATATTGTGGACAAAGAAGATCAATCATGTGTTTCAGTCACGGTAGGACCaaaaggaataaagaaaaaagagacttATCGTAAAAAGAAACATCGACCCAAGTCATGGATGGAAAATGTGAAGAAACCAAAAGAAGGCACATCAAAGAATCAAACAAAGGAAATCATAGTGACAAAG GGTATAGAAGCATATGATTGCATGGCACAGAAGAGTAACGATGATATCACATATGCTCATGTTCCTAACTTTACCCAAATATCTAAG GATCTTAGTGGTCTCATGAATGAAGGAACATGGTGGAAGGTCTAG